One genomic window of Actinoplanes lobatus includes the following:
- a CDS encoding S66 peptidase family protein, with product MIKAGRLRDGDLVALVAPAGAVPPEQAASAERILAGWGLRTRVGRHALGRHTYLSGTDDERLSDLNDALRDPEVRGVLCLRGGYGTQRIVDRIDFGAVRADPKMVIGFSDITALHVALWCEAGLASVHGPTGGTLREVPACPTTAAARQAVMTTEPVVVLAGSDQVVRAGRAEGVLLGGNLTLLASTAGTRHRPDLSGAILLIEEVSEEPYRVDRSITQLKRAGWFDRLAGVAVGQFTDCEPKKYPEFTVEQVLAGHLLDLGIPVLGGLPIGHGDQQTAVGLGVPAVLDAGAGTLVVEPAGR from the coding sequence ATGATCAAGGCGGGGCGGCTGCGGGACGGGGATCTGGTGGCGCTTGTCGCGCCGGCCGGGGCGGTGCCACCGGAGCAGGCGGCGAGCGCGGAGCGGATTCTCGCGGGCTGGGGGCTGCGGACGCGGGTGGGGCGGCATGCGCTCGGGCGGCACACCTATCTTTCCGGTACGGACGACGAGCGCCTCAGTGACCTCAACGACGCCCTGCGCGACCCGGAGGTGCGCGGTGTGCTGTGTCTGCGAGGCGGCTATGGCACTCAGCGGATCGTCGACCGGATCGATTTCGGGGCCGTGCGCGCCGATCCGAAGATGGTGATCGGGTTCTCCGACATCACCGCCCTGCACGTGGCGCTGTGGTGTGAGGCGGGGCTGGCCAGCGTGCACGGGCCGACCGGTGGGACGCTGCGGGAGGTCCCGGCGTGCCCTACCACGGCGGCGGCCCGGCAGGCCGTGATGACCACCGAACCGGTCGTCGTGCTGGCCGGAAGTGATCAGGTGGTGCGGGCCGGGCGGGCGGAGGGGGTGCTGCTCGGCGGCAATCTCACCCTGCTCGCCTCGACGGCCGGGACCCGGCACCGGCCGGACCTGTCCGGCGCGATCCTGCTGATCGAGGAGGTGAGCGAGGAGCCGTACCGAGTGGACCGGTCGATCACCCAGCTGAAACGGGCCGGCTGGTTCGATCGCCTGGCGGGGGTGGCGGTCGGCCAGTTCACCGACTGCGAGCCGAAGAAGTATCCCGAGTTCACGGTGGAGCAGGTCCTCGCCGGGCATCTGCTCGATCTGGGGATCCCGGTGCTCGGTGGGTTGCCGATCGGGCACGGCGATCAGCAGACGGCGGTCGGTCTGGGCGTGCCGGCGGTGCTCGACGCCGGCGCCGGCACCCTCGTCGTGGAGCCGGCCGGCCGCTGA